A section of the Methanococcus vannielii SB genome encodes:
- the vhuU gene encoding F420-non-reducing hydrogenase selenoprotein subunit VhuU, with amino-acid sequence MVDETKLNLIEIVLRAYDPUYSCAAHMIVKDEKGNIILEVVKEE; translated from the coding sequence ATGGTAGATGAAACAAAATTGAATTTGATCGAAATTGTATTAAGGGCGTATGACCCATGATACTCATGTGCAGCGCACATGATAGTAAAGGATGAAAAAGGAAATATCATCCTTGAAGTAGTTAAAGAAGAATAA